CCAATCCACATTGGTCCAAAGACTATGCAAGCAACGACTGGACCCATGCGGATCCACTGGGCTGCACTTAGTTTGAACACCTCGAAGGATTCACCGATAATGCGTTTTGAGTTGTAGGGCAACTGCAAACGGTCGGTTGTCTCGAGCGCCGATTTCTTCTTTGAGTGGCGGCACTTTATGAGGGTGTTCAAAACTGGTGCTGTTGCCAGATTCGAGTTTCTGACCTCGAGATGCTTCAGCAGTGCCGCGATGTTTTGCTCAGACATTCCGCCGATGCTTAATCTCAAATCGTTCCCGTCGTTGTTTCTGATCGTGATCCAATTTGGAAGAAGTTTTCCCTTCTTGTAATTCACGTCGATGCCTGTCAGACTGCGAATCGGAATAGCTTTATAGCCGAAATAGATGTAGTCATCGTCAATCCTGATTTTTCTCTTCAGTAGATCGACAAGAAAGTAGTTTAAGCAGAGGCACAGCATGACGGCGTAGCCTATCTCCGGTGCGAACCCTCCTATGGCACGGCACAAAAAGCCAACGATTGGAATCGCAATCAATCCCCAGATCGGCACGAGTAAGATCGCTTTCTGCCACAATAAGATGTGAGCGAGAAAGTCACCGTAGCTTATTGATTGGACCTGGTGGACCTGTTTCGTAGATTTTGCCACGCTACGTATTGCCCTCTCCAATCTGAAACTTTCTTCTTGCACTCGATGACTTTGCTGCTTCCGTTTCCAATTTGCTGCCATTGAGGATCTCGAATAGAGGCCCCATAACCGCCACGGAGGCGTTGCCGTTATTGAAGATTTTTGCACTTACAAATGACTTATCTGTTGCTAAGTTCCCTGTTCTGTCGAGATAGTGCCACACTCCTTTTTGTTGTACGAGACCATATTCGTTAGAAAAGCGAATTGCGTAGTCATACTGTGGTCGAATTGCGATTTCACCTTTGCTGTTAATGTATCCGCACTTATCCCCGATGATTACCGCGCCCATGCCGTCATAAAGCCATGGTTGAGTATGGTCTGCTATTGCCCCATCAATTTTGGTCGGTAACAGTTTGCCCCTGGAATCGAAGAGTCTCCAGTTTTGCTCATAATCAAGGGCTGCTATGACGTCATCGTACATAGTGATTAATTTGTATTTCGGCTCGAGCAGGTAGTTGCCGTGAGAATCAACCATTCCGCAATTGCCCTTCTCAGTCACAGTTGCATAACCGCGGTTGTACGTAGAAATCGATTCATACTTCGGAGGTATGAGCGTTTTTCCTGTTTGATCAAGCAGTCCGCATCGACCGTTTAGCCATACTTGCAAAAAGTCAGGATCGTATTCTCTTTCTTTGGTTGGCTGCAATGGATCTTCTGCAATTTTTTCGATTCTTTCGTATTTTGGTGGCACTACGTAGTTTCCTGCGGCGTCAACCATACCAACAAAACCGTTCTCGTCTTTAATACTGAACAAGTTTCCAATCCGCGCAGGAGCGCCGTGACCGGTGCTTTTTCGAATAACTTTGCCATTTTTGTCAATCAGAGCACCAAAATCGTTAATCACCACTGGTGCGACGCCGTCTTGGAAGTTCCCGGCATAGGTGTAGATTGGAGCTAGTATCGTCTGTCCTTTTTTGTCGATGTATCCCCAATGGTCAGAGTTTGTTTTTGAATCTGATTGGGAAATCTTGAACTTAACTGCTGCCAGACCGTCCTTAAAGCTGCTCACCTGTATGTAATTTCGAGGCACAACTAGAGTTCCCGTTTCGTCGGCAAATCCTATGAGGCTAATGTTGTCTTCCCAGGTTGACGATCGTACCGCACGCAATCCCTCAGAAGCCGGACCGTCATCAATATAGTCCAGGTTATCCTGTAGCTTGTTCTGTTTACTATTGGCCGTAAATTGCATGCTCGAATTGAGTTTGCCGGACTTCTCAAAAAGACTGCTCAAATCAGTAAAAGATAGACCAAAAACTGCTAGAGACAGAGCGATGCAGGCTCCTATAATGGCGCGATGGCGATTCAGACCAGGGGTCACGGGGCCGGTCGGGCCGTTTGATTTTTTTTCTGGGATCAATTCGACTTTACGTGTCACTGAATCTGTGACGGGATTGGCCTTCCCTGCTGGAGCGACTTCGCCTGAGAGCGGGGATCCGGAAGAGGTCGAGAATGCGCCAGGTCCGGTTCCAGGTCCAGGTGCAGGTGCATCTTCAACGACCCCAGATTGGCATTCACCTTGTGATTCAGAAGCTTGCTCTGAAGCGATAAGACGTTTTGTTGATTCGCCGTGTACAACCAATTCCGGTTGCTCAACCTTTTCGCGAAACTCGGTCATTGTTCTTCAGCGCCTCGGCGGTTCGACAGTGCTTTATTCCCGATTCGGATGATCGCCAATCCGTATTAAACAGCACTGGAACGCGTTGAGCTTGCGGCCTAAAGCTATAGCAAAAAAGATCAGTGAATTTACTGATCTTTTTTGCTGGAAGGTTCTGTAGTGTGGGTTCGAACGCTGTACCCGTCTAGGCTGACTCGCGTTCCTGGCGCCGCATTTCTTTGCGCCAGATAGTGAATGAATCGACGATTTTTTTGCCATTACTGTCGATAGCGGGACCGATTAAGGCTCCATCGAGTCGATGCAGGAAATCGTTTTCGAAGCGGCTGAGAACTTGTGAGAAGCTCTGGTTGCTCAGGACTGAATCCACAGGAGCCCACTTCGTTTCGTCAGCAAAGACTTCATTAATCGCCCTGGCGCGCTTTTCTCGGAATTCACTAACTTGAGCAGCATCTTCCAGGTTGAATGAATGACCAACAAAGAAGTAGTTTGGCCCCGGGTATGCGTTCTCTTTCTTGTAATGGGTAAAATCTGGCTGCGGTAGGCGAGCACGGCGTCTCTCAACTGGTCTCTGGTCGTTAGATTGGCTCGTTGCGTTCTCGGACATCCTTCCTACCTCAGGGTCTGTCGTAAAACCGAAATTGTATGCGAACATGGTTAAGTTTGCATTTAACAGAGATAAGATGCGGTTCTTGTGGACATGCAAGGGCATATCCTGGACCGGCGTGATTTTGCTGACCCGACTGTCTTATACTGGTTGACTGCTTTTCAGACAGGTGTTTTTGGAAATTCTTGACTCTTTAGCCGCAGCCGTCGGAAATACGCCCATGATTCGCCTGGACAGAATCAATCGGGTCAAATGCCACGACTTGCTCGCCAAGTGTGAATTCATGAATCCAGGCGGGTCTGTTAAGGATCGAATCGCCTTTTACATGGTCGAGGAGGCTAAAAAGGATGGCACTCTGAAGCCTGGTCAGCTAATCGTCGAAGCGACTGGCGGAAATACAGGCATCGGATTGGCACTTGTTGCAAAACTGACCGGGCATAAGCTGGTCACGGTTATGAGCGAGAAGGTAGGGCGCGACAAGGTGCATCTGATGCAAGTGTTGG
Above is a genomic segment from Candidatus Melainabacteria bacterium containing:
- a CDS encoding WG repeat-containing protein, whose amino-acid sequence is MTEFREKVEQPELVVHGESTKRLIASEQASESQGECQSGVVEDAPAPGPGTGPGAFSTSSGSPLSGEVAPAGKANPVTDSVTRKVELIPEKKSNGPTGPVTPGLNRHRAIIGACIALSLAVFGLSFTDLSSLFEKSGKLNSSMQFTANSKQNKLQDNLDYIDDGPASEGLRAVRSSTWEDNISLIGFADETGTLVVPRNYIQVSSFKDGLAAVKFKISQSDSKTNSDHWGYIDKKGQTILAPIYTYAGNFQDGVAPVVINDFGALIDKNGKVIRKSTGHGAPARIGNLFSIKDENGFVGMVDAAGNYVVPPKYERIEKIAEDPLQPTKEREYDPDFLQVWLNGRCGLLDQTGKTLIPPKYESISTYNRGYATVTEKGNCGMVDSHGNYLLEPKYKLITMYDDVIAALDYEQNWRLFDSRGKLLPTKIDGAIADHTQPWLYDGMGAVIIGDKCGYINSKGEIAIRPQYDYAIRFSNEYGLVQQKGVWHYLDRTGNLATDKSFVSAKIFNNGNASVAVMGPLFEILNGSKLETEAAKSSSARRKFQIGEGNT